A region from the Salicibibacter cibarius genome encodes:
- a CDS encoding thiolase family protein, producing the protein MKVENKEIVIASAVRTAVGRAGGSLRNVDSGHLGSTVIQEAVSRARIEKADVDEVILGEVRQTTASSNVARVAALRAGVPESKPAFTVNRLCASSMQAIGSGVQQILFGQADVVVAGGTENMSQAPMYLRNTRYGEGVQKLVDSNLEAGQQPMDIYGDKLGMGATAENVADRYEISREDQDAFAFESQEKAKRALENETFADEIVPVEVKERKRSFTFSVDEHPRETSTEKLASLKPAFKADGSVTAGNACGRNDGASALVLMTKEKAEALGVAPMATIVDWTAVGVDPEVMGIGPVPAVELLLERTGKQKEDIGVWELNEAFASQSLAVIRELGLPEVDVNRNGGAIALGHPLGATGARITTSLLYEMKRKDERFGIATLCVGGGQGMALMLERDKG; encoded by the coding sequence ATGAAAGTTGAAAATAAAGAGATTGTCATTGCAAGCGCCGTGCGAACCGCTGTCGGGCGCGCGGGAGGTTCGCTAAGGAATGTCGATAGCGGCCACCTTGGCAGCACGGTGATTCAAGAAGCGGTGTCAAGAGCAAGGATCGAAAAAGCCGATGTGGATGAAGTTATCCTTGGGGAAGTTCGGCAAACGACTGCTTCATCAAATGTAGCCCGAGTTGCCGCCTTGCGGGCGGGGGTACCGGAGAGCAAACCGGCGTTTACCGTTAATCGCCTATGTGCGTCGAGTATGCAGGCCATTGGTTCCGGTGTCCAACAAATTTTGTTCGGACAGGCAGATGTCGTCGTTGCCGGCGGGACGGAAAACATGAGCCAAGCACCTATGTATTTGCGTAACACCCGCTATGGGGAAGGGGTACAGAAGCTTGTGGACTCCAACCTGGAAGCCGGGCAACAACCGATGGACATTTATGGGGACAAACTTGGGATGGGCGCGACTGCGGAAAATGTGGCGGATCGCTATGAAATTAGCCGTGAAGACCAAGACGCCTTTGCATTTGAAAGCCAGGAGAAGGCGAAGCGCGCGCTTGAAAACGAGACGTTTGCGGATGAAATTGTGCCTGTGGAAGTGAAAGAACGGAAGCGTTCGTTTACGTTTTCCGTCGATGAGCACCCGCGGGAGACGTCCACGGAGAAGCTCGCGTCTTTGAAACCGGCATTTAAAGCGGATGGATCGGTGACGGCAGGGAATGCTTGCGGGCGCAATGACGGCGCATCCGCTCTCGTGCTGATGACGAAAGAAAAGGCCGAGGCGCTCGGCGTGGCACCGATGGCGACGATTGTAGACTGGACGGCTGTAGGCGTTGACCCGGAAGTGATGGGCATCGGTCCCGTGCCGGCCGTTGAGCTGCTTTTGGAACGAACGGGAAAGCAAAAAGAAGACATCGGGGTATGGGAACTGAATGAAGCGTTTGCCTCCCAGTCATTGGCGGTCATCCGAGAACTTGGCCTTCCGGAGGTGGATGTCAATCGCAACGGCGGGGCGATTGCTTTGGGCCACCCGCTAGGAGCCACAGGCGCGCGTATTACCACCTCGCTTCTTTACGAAATGAAACGAAAAGATGAACGGTTTGGCATCGCGACCTTGTGCGTCGGCGGTGGTCAGGGCATGGCTTTAATGCTTGAAAGGGATAAGGGGTGA
- a CDS encoding 3-hydroxyacyl-CoA dehydrogenase NAD-binding domain-containing protein — MQQISVVGAGTMGRGIAYTAALSGFRVKIYDIDEANLEQGRGAIEELLQKSTDRGFIDGDQAEVAKRQIVYENNLREAVCEADVVIEAVLEEIPLKVKIFRQLDEHCPNHTVLATNTSTLSPTEIGAATHRPEKVIAMHFFNPVHKMKLIEMIKGLDTSEETVRIVQDLGEKMNKETVEVNEFPGFVTSRMNCLIGNEAMNMYMEGVASAEDIDKALKLGLNHPMGPLELADLVGLDSRLRNMNYLYETLGEKYRPCPLLIKYVKAGKLGRKSGEGFYKYH; from the coding sequence TTGCAGCAAATTAGTGTCGTGGGAGCCGGAACGATGGGCAGAGGCATCGCTTATACGGCTGCTTTGAGCGGCTTCCGGGTAAAAATCTATGATATCGATGAAGCCAACCTTGAACAGGGACGGGGAGCGATTGAGGAATTATTGCAAAAAAGTACAGATAGAGGCTTTATTGATGGCGATCAGGCGGAAGTAGCGAAGCGACAAATAGTTTATGAAAATAATCTGCGGGAAGCTGTGTGCGAGGCAGACGTCGTTATTGAAGCAGTGTTGGAAGAAATCCCGTTAAAGGTGAAGATTTTCCGGCAGCTTGATGAGCATTGCCCGAACCATACCGTTTTGGCGACAAATACATCAACGCTCAGCCCGACCGAGATCGGCGCGGCGACGCATCGCCCGGAGAAAGTAATTGCCATGCATTTTTTCAATCCGGTTCACAAAATGAAGCTGATAGAGATGATCAAGGGATTGGATACTTCCGAAGAAACGGTACGGATTGTGCAAGATCTCGGGGAAAAAATGAACAAGGAAACGGTGGAAGTCAATGAATTTCCGGGGTTTGTGACGAGCCGCATGAACTGTCTGATCGGAAACGAGGCAATGAACATGTACATGGAAGGTGTCGCCTCAGCCGAAGATATCGACAAAGCGCTTAAACTCGGTTTGAACCACCCGATGGGGCCGCTTGAATTGGCAGACCTCGTTGGCCTCGATAGCCGCCTACGTAACATGAACTATTTGTATGAAACGCTCGGCGAAAAATACCGCCCTTGTCCGCTCCTCATCAAATATGTGAAAGCCGGAAAATTAGGCCGTAAATCCGGGGAAGGGTTTTATAAATACCATTGA
- the pckA gene encoding phosphoenolpyruvate carboxykinase (ATP), producing MSTVSFVSALDHLLNQRQAEFDLPEPRLVERALARDEGILTKAGAFAATTGAYTGRSPKDKFIVDEPSIHEDIDWGPVNAPIDRDVFSALYRKVLHYLGQQEAIFVTHGYAGKDQSYRLPLKVVNEYAWHNLFARQLFIRPEIGEDPAAEDSFTIVSAPGFKADPNVDGTRSEAFVLISFEEKVILIGGTEYAGEMKKSIFSVMNYLLPAREVMPMHCSANTGKEGDVALFFGLSGTGKTTLSADPNRFLIGDDEHGWSENGIFNIEGGCYAKTIKLSEEKEPDIYHAIRFGAVLENVVVDEDTRMPDYDDTYYTENTRAAYPIEHIDNMLPQGKAGHPNTIIFLTADAFGVLPPISKLTKEQAMYHFLSGYTSKLAGTERGITEPEATFSSCFGAPFLPRHASVYAEMLGEKIDTHDANVFLINTGWTGGSYGTSERIDLAYTRAMVQAALEGELNQVESVMDPIFGLHVPTRCPGVPDNVLQQRETWNDLEEYERKAKELAAKFHRNFERFTHVPENIRNAGPLV from the coding sequence ATGAGTACCGTTTCATTTGTATCAGCCTTAGATCATCTTTTAAACCAAAGACAGGCCGAATTCGATCTTCCCGAGCCTAGATTAGTGGAAAGGGCACTTGCACGCGATGAGGGCATTCTCACGAAAGCCGGTGCTTTTGCGGCGACGACGGGGGCATATACCGGCCGCTCTCCTAAAGATAAATTTATCGTCGATGAACCTTCGATCCACGAAGACATCGACTGGGGACCGGTAAATGCGCCGATTGACCGTGACGTGTTTTCTGCGCTTTATCGCAAGGTGCTTCATTATCTTGGGCAACAAGAAGCGATTTTTGTTACCCACGGCTATGCCGGAAAAGATCAAAGTTATCGTTTGCCGCTCAAAGTTGTTAATGAATATGCGTGGCACAATTTATTTGCCCGTCAATTGTTTATTCGTCCGGAAATCGGTGAAGATCCCGCTGCAGAGGATAGCTTCACCATCGTCTCCGCCCCCGGATTCAAAGCAGATCCAAACGTAGATGGAACCCGGTCTGAAGCATTCGTTCTTATTTCTTTTGAAGAAAAAGTGATTCTCATAGGCGGTACGGAATATGCCGGCGAAATGAAAAAATCAATTTTTTCCGTGATGAATTATCTTTTGCCTGCACGGGAAGTGATGCCGATGCATTGCTCGGCCAATACCGGAAAAGAAGGGGATGTCGCCCTATTTTTCGGTTTATCAGGAACAGGGAAAACAACGCTTTCCGCTGATCCCAATCGCTTTCTGATCGGAGATGACGAACACGGCTGGTCCGAAAACGGTATTTTTAACATTGAAGGAGGCTGTTATGCAAAGACCATCAAGCTCTCCGAGGAAAAAGAACCGGACATCTACCATGCCATCCGTTTTGGAGCGGTCTTGGAGAACGTCGTCGTGGACGAAGACACGCGTATGCCGGATTATGATGACACGTATTACACAGAAAACACACGCGCTGCTTACCCGATTGAGCACATCGACAATATGCTTCCGCAGGGAAAAGCAGGCCATCCGAACACGATCATTTTCCTTACGGCTGACGCATTCGGCGTGCTCCCTCCAATCAGCAAATTGACGAAAGAGCAAGCAATGTACCATTTTCTGAGTGGTTACACGAGTAAGCTCGCGGGTACGGAACGGGGCATTACCGAACCGGAAGCCACATTCTCCAGTTGCTTTGGCGCACCGTTTTTGCCACGTCACGCATCTGTATACGCAGAAATGCTTGGCGAAAAAATCGATACACATGACGCCAACGTTTTCCTTATCAACACCGGATGGACCGGCGGGAGCTATGGAACGAGCGAGCGCATCGATTTGGCGTACACGAGAGCAATGGTGCAAGCGGCGCTTGAGGGAGAACTAAATCAGGTAGAATCCGTTATGGATCCTATTTTCGGCCTCCATGTTCCCACTCGCTGCCCGGGTGTTCCCGACAACGTTTTACAACAACGTGAAACATGGAATGACCTGGAAGAGTACGAGCGAAAAGCAAAAGAGCTGGCCGCGAAATTCCACCGCAATTTTGAACGATTTACACATGTCCCGGAAAACATCCGAAATGCCGGGCCGCTTGTTTAA
- a CDS encoding helix-turn-helix domain-containing protein, producing MAKSYLSSLERSLQSNPSIDPVQKIADVLGVSLETLIVEHQPITDEPLDPEWLKLAQEAMNSGISKPKGLH from the coding sequence GTGGCGAAATCGTATCTAAGCTCACTAGAGCGCTCTCTTCAGTCGAACCCTTCCATTGATCCCGTTCAGAAAATTGCCGATGTTCTAGGTGTATCCCTCGAAACATTAATTGTAGAGCATCAACCGATTACCGATGAACCGTTAGATCCCGAATGGTTAAAACTAGCGCAAGAAGCGATGAATTCGGGAATTAGCAAACCTAAGGGATTACATTGA
- a CDS encoding sensor histidine kinase has protein sequence MQNWFHIFPKNTGLSLYAWLIFCLLPFSFIIHSSSSFEVTIGLVLLVLFFTAYRLSFIKRGWTVYLTLSIEMVINIGMTMYFGYVYFALFLAFFIGNIQNKGGFVTLYVIHLTTTIFAITAGFFLQSETFLMQLPFILISVIGVILLPFVIYNRNKRERLEHQLENANEKISQLMVVEERQRIARDLHDTLGQKLSLIGFKSDLAGKLFDVKPESAKSEIEDIHHTARTALNEVREIVSDMKGTKLKDEVSHAREILEATHIDFTMTGDAELSNTPLLVENVLSMCLKEAVTNIVKHSQASLCHLSIKDSSSELVMKVRDNGIGIPASQKTTMESGLQGMKERLEFVNGSLSKESSNGMTLTIKVPHVVQQSELGESP, from the coding sequence ATGCAAAACTGGTTTCATATTTTTCCGAAAAACACCGGGCTTAGTTTATATGCTTGGCTCATTTTTTGCCTTCTTCCTTTTTCATTTATTATTCATTCATCTTCTTCATTTGAAGTAACCATCGGCCTTGTTTTGTTGGTTCTGTTTTTCACCGCATACCGATTGTCTTTTATTAAAAGGGGCTGGACCGTTTACTTAACTTTAAGCATTGAAATGGTGATCAACATCGGGATGACGATGTATTTCGGTTATGTCTATTTCGCACTCTTTTTAGCTTTTTTCATTGGAAATATCCAAAATAAAGGCGGCTTTGTCACTTTATATGTGATTCATCTTACAACGACCATTTTTGCAATAACTGCCGGCTTTTTCCTGCAAAGCGAGACCTTTCTTATGCAATTGCCGTTTATTTTGATCAGCGTCATCGGTGTTATTCTTCTCCCCTTTGTTATATACAATCGAAATAAACGGGAACGTTTGGAGCATCAATTGGAAAACGCCAATGAAAAGATTTCGCAACTCATGGTCGTTGAGGAACGACAGCGTATTGCCCGTGACTTGCATGATACACTAGGACAAAAACTTTCCCTCATTGGCTTTAAAAGTGATTTGGCCGGGAAATTATTCGACGTGAAACCCGAATCTGCCAAATCGGAAATCGAAGATATTCACCATACCGCGAGAACGGCTTTAAATGAAGTGCGTGAGATCGTTTCTGATATGAAAGGAACCAAACTGAAAGATGAAGTCAGCCATGCCCGGGAAATTCTTGAAGCGACTCACATTGACTTTACGATGACCGGCGATGCTGAGCTTAGCAACACGCCTTTACTCGTCGAAAATGTGTTAAGCATGTGCTTGAAGGAAGCGGTGACAAATATCGTGAAGCATAGCCAAGCCTCTCTATGTCATCTCTCCATCAAAGATTCTTCGAGTGAATTGGTGATGAAAGTCCGGGACAATGGCATTGGAATTCCTGCAAGCCAGAAAACGACGATGGAAAGCGGCCTTCAAGGGATGAAAGAACGTTTGGAGTTTGTAAATGGGAGCTTGAGCAAGGAGTCATCCAATGGCATGACATTAACGATAAAAGTGCCCCATGTTGTTCAACAATCAGAATTGGGGGAATCGCCATGA
- a CDS encoding gamma carbonic anhydrase family protein, with product MIYPYDDRLPEIAKSCYIADGVVVTGDVSIGSDSSIWFHTVIRGDVAPTVIGDRVNIQDQCMLHQSPAQPLTIEDDVSAGHQVVLHGCTIRQKALIGMKATVLDGAEVGEEAFVAAGALVTPGTKIPPRTLAMGSPARVVRDLNEDDLEEMKRVREAYVARGKTYAKASRQT from the coding sequence ATCATCTATCCGTATGATGATAGACTCCCCGAAATTGCAAAAAGCTGTTATATCGCCGATGGTGTTGTCGTCACCGGCGATGTATCGATTGGGAGTGACAGCAGCATATGGTTTCACACGGTGATTCGGGGCGATGTCGCCCCAACCGTTATTGGCGATCGCGTCAATATACAGGATCAATGCATGCTTCATCAAAGTCCTGCACAACCTTTAACTATTGAAGATGATGTTTCCGCCGGGCATCAAGTTGTGTTACACGGATGCACGATCCGGCAAAAAGCATTGATCGGCATGAAAGCAACAGTGCTCGATGGTGCCGAAGTTGGTGAAGAAGCGTTTGTCGCCGCAGGCGCACTCGTCACACCCGGAACGAAAATCCCGCCGCGCACACTCGCGATGGGAAGCCCGGCACGAGTCGTTCGTGACCTAAATGAGGATGATCTCGAGGAAATGAAACGTGTGCGCGAAGCATACGTAGCGCGCGGGAAAACCTATGCAAAAGCATCAAGGCAAACGTAA
- a CDS encoding aminopeptidase, producing MTTFQEQIESYADIALNVGVNIQKGQTLFIRSPLFAADFVRIVAKKAYEAGAKHVRVDWSDEELTRLKFELAPEEAFSEFPDWHARAMEEEAENNAAFLTITGGDPDLLKGIDPERVSTANKTSGKAMEGFRSYIQSDKVSWSIVAVPSVKWAERVFPEAEGEEAVSKLWQAIFDATRVNEPDAVTAWQEHLKTLDEKMEALNTKHFHALHYTAEGTDLTIELPETHLWASGGSVSKAGVNFVANIPTEEVFTAAKKKGVNGKVSSKKPLNYGGTLISDFTLTFENGKVIDFEAKEGEETLQRLLEGDDGASYIGEVALVPHRSPISDTNIIFFNTLFDENASNHLALGSAYAFNIEGGKDMEKEELEEKGLNTSITHVDFMVGDADMDIDGIHKDGTQEPVFRNGDWAF from the coding sequence ATGACGACATTCCAAGAGCAAATCGAAAGCTATGCAGATATCGCTTTAAACGTCGGCGTTAACATTCAAAAAGGGCAAACACTCTTCATACGTTCGCCATTGTTTGCCGCTGATTTCGTTCGCATCGTGGCGAAAAAAGCATACGAAGCAGGCGCAAAACACGTTCGTGTCGATTGGAGCGATGAAGAACTTACACGCTTAAAATTTGAGCTTGCTCCCGAAGAAGCGTTTTCCGAATTTCCGGACTGGCACGCGCGGGCAATGGAAGAGGAAGCGGAAAATAACGCCGCTTTTTTAACCATTACCGGCGGTGATCCCGACTTGCTGAAAGGGATTGACCCTGAAAGAGTTTCTACTGCCAATAAAACGAGCGGGAAAGCGATGGAAGGGTTTCGGAGCTACATTCAATCGGACAAAGTGAGTTGGTCCATCGTTGCCGTGCCTTCCGTAAAATGGGCAGAAAGAGTATTTCCGGAAGCTGAAGGGGAAGAGGCCGTCTCCAAACTCTGGCAAGCGATATTTGACGCAACCCGGGTGAACGAACCCGACGCTGTTACTGCTTGGCAGGAGCATCTGAAAACGTTGGACGAAAAAATGGAAGCCCTAAACACTAAACATTTCCACGCTCTGCACTATACAGCGGAAGGAACCGATTTGACGATTGAACTCCCTGAAACGCACCTCTGGGCGTCCGGTGGAAGCGTCAGCAAAGCAGGCGTAAACTTCGTCGCCAACATCCCGACCGAAGAAGTTTTTACTGCCGCTAAGAAAAAAGGCGTAAACGGAAAAGTTTCCAGTAAAAAACCACTCAACTATGGGGGAACCTTGATCAGCGACTTTACGTTAACGTTTGAAAACGGGAAAGTGATCGATTTTGAAGCAAAAGAAGGCGAAGAAACGTTGCAACGATTGCTGGAAGGCGATGACGGTGCTTCTTATATCGGAGAAGTTGCCCTTGTCCCACACCGTTCCCCCATTTCAGACACAAACATTATTTTCTTTAACACGCTGTTCGATGAGAATGCCTCCAATCATCTCGCTTTAGGGAGTGCCTACGCGTTCAACATTGAAGGCGGCAAGGACATGGAAAAAGAAGAATTGGAGGAAAAGGGCCTAAATACAAGCATCACCCATGTTGATTTTATGGTCGGAGATGCGGATATGGACATCGACGGCATTCATAAAGACGGCACACAAGAGCCCGTTTTCCGAAACGGGGACTGGGCCTTTTAG
- a CDS encoding fatty acid desaturase has product MSKQKQAQLKKSVAPFANPNMKSSIMQLVNTILPFLLFWFLAYQSLSVSIWLTLALAVIASGFVVRIFIIFHDCTHGSFFKKTKTNRIVGTITGIITHFAFEKWKRSHAIHHATSGNLDKRGTGDIWVMTVEEYANASFWQRLLYRLYRNPIVMFGFGPFYLFILSNRFNRKGAKRKERWNTYVINAFLVAIYTMLIWAVGWQAFLIIQLPILFISGSLGIWLFYVQHQFEDSYFENEEDWDFVKAAVDGSSYYKLPKIMQWITGNIGFHHVHHLSPRVPNYNLEKTHENTPPLQKATTITIASSLQSIRFRLYDESNQTFVSFKEVKALLKHPRTEFNHRPTSAQQK; this is encoded by the coding sequence ATGAGTAAACAAAAACAAGCACAGTTAAAAAAGAGTGTCGCGCCTTTTGCCAACCCGAATATGAAATCCAGCATCATGCAGTTGGTAAATACCATCTTGCCATTTTTACTGTTTTGGTTCCTTGCCTATCAAAGCTTATCGGTTTCCATTTGGCTAACCCTTGCATTGGCAGTGATCGCCTCAGGTTTTGTCGTGCGTATCTTCATTATTTTCCACGACTGCACCCATGGTTCTTTTTTCAAGAAAACAAAGACCAATCGGATTGTCGGCACAATCACCGGCATCATTACCCATTTCGCTTTTGAAAAATGGAAGCGAAGCCACGCGATTCATCATGCCACGAGCGGCAATTTGGATAAACGCGGAACCGGTGATATATGGGTGATGACGGTTGAAGAATATGCCAATGCTTCTTTTTGGCAGCGGCTTCTCTATCGCCTTTACCGAAATCCAATCGTCATGTTCGGTTTCGGCCCCTTTTACCTTTTTATTTTATCCAACCGCTTTAATCGTAAAGGGGCAAAACGAAAAGAACGATGGAATACGTATGTGATCAACGCTTTCCTTGTCGCGATCTATACGATGCTTATCTGGGCTGTCGGTTGGCAAGCATTTCTCATTATCCAACTTCCGATTCTATTTATATCGGGATCACTCGGGATATGGTTGTTTTATGTCCAACATCAATTTGAAGATTCCTACTTTGAAAATGAAGAGGACTGGGATTTTGTCAAAGCCGCCGTCGATGGCAGTTCGTATTATAAACTCCCGAAAATCATGCAATGGATCACCGGCAACATCGGTTTTCATCACGTTCATCACTTAAGCCCGCGAGTGCCGAATTATAATTTGGAAAAAACACATGAAAACACACCACCACTCCAAAAAGCAACGACGATCACCATAGCCTCCAGCCTGCAATCGATTCGATTTCGACTGTATGACGAATCAAACCAAACGTTCGTAAGCTTTAAAGAAGTCAAAGCGTTGCTGAAACATCCAAGAACGGAATTTAATCACCGACCCACGAGCGCACAACAAAAATAA
- a CDS encoding alpha/beta hydrolase, which produces MRIWKCENPIGVIVIVHGAGEHYGRYQWLIERLNKEHFHVVAGDLPGFGRTRGKRGHIDHFNQYIDSIHHWYKEAAVYNLPVFLFGHSLGGLGVIRTMMEKQLPVRGVILSSPCLHLYDPPKKGSTLLARGLHKVIPTFSMKTGIRVEQVTRDEETKRELLKDELYVHHVTVRWYQELAKAMKTSLEHAYQFPNVPLLTLQSGEDYLVDKRVTHEWFNRLRLEDRALREWRGLYHEIFSEPEREEVFRFMLYFIWQRLGRL; this is translated from the coding sequence ATGCGAATATGGAAATGTGAGAATCCGATCGGTGTCATTGTTATCGTTCACGGAGCAGGGGAACATTATGGTCGCTATCAATGGCTCATTGAACGATTAAACAAAGAACATTTTCATGTCGTTGCAGGGGATCTTCCCGGTTTCGGAAGGACACGAGGCAAAAGAGGGCATATTGACCATTTTAACCAATATATTGATTCCATTCATCATTGGTATAAAGAAGCAGCCGTTTACAATTTGCCCGTCTTTCTTTTCGGGCATAGCCTTGGAGGCCTTGGTGTTATCCGAACAATGATGGAAAAACAACTGCCTGTTCGAGGTGTGATATTGTCTTCGCCATGTTTGCATCTCTATGATCCGCCGAAGAAAGGGTCGACATTGCTTGCCAGAGGCTTGCACAAAGTTATCCCAACGTTTAGCATGAAAACCGGGATCCGTGTGGAGCAAGTGACTCGAGACGAAGAAACGAAAAGAGAGTTGTTAAAAGATGAATTGTACGTTCATCATGTAACCGTCCGTTGGTATCAAGAGTTGGCGAAAGCGATGAAGACGAGTTTGGAACATGCCTACCAATTTCCGAACGTCCCGTTGCTCACCTTGCAATCGGGGGAAGATTATCTCGTTGATAAGCGGGTAACGCATGAATGGTTCAACCGGTTGCGGCTTGAGGATCGTGCTTTGCGTGAATGGCGCGGACTATACCACGAAATTTTCAGTGAGCCGGAGCGGGAAGAGGTTTTTCGTTTTATGCTTTATTTTATTTGGCAACGGCTGGGGCGGTTGTGA
- a CDS encoding response regulator transcription factor yields the protein MIRIIIAEDQQMLLGALGSLLDLEEDMKVVDKARNGEEALAFVRSHKPDICIMDIEMPVKSGLDAAEELKDHSCKVIVLTTFARAGYFERARKAGVSGYLLKDSPSEDLANAIRTIMSGRKIYAPELVDMAYDNENPLTERETQVIQLIADGKNTKEIAHQLSITSGTVRNYVSVILDKLDVSNRIEAIARFKEKGWFK from the coding sequence ATGATTCGAATTATTATTGCCGAAGACCAGCAAATGCTCCTCGGTGCGCTTGGATCTTTGCTTGACCTGGAAGAAGACATGAAAGTTGTAGATAAAGCGCGCAATGGCGAAGAAGCATTGGCTTTCGTGCGAAGCCATAAGCCCGATATTTGTATTATGGATATTGAAATGCCGGTCAAAAGCGGATTGGACGCCGCAGAAGAATTAAAGGATCATTCGTGCAAAGTCATCGTCCTCACCACTTTTGCCCGTGCCGGGTATTTTGAACGCGCGCGTAAAGCGGGAGTAAGCGGCTATTTGTTAAAAGATAGTCCGAGCGAGGATCTGGCAAACGCTATCCGGACCATTATGTCCGGCAGAAAAATATATGCACCGGAACTTGTAGACATGGCTTATGACAATGAAAATCCATTAACAGAGCGCGAAACACAAGTGATCCAACTGATTGCCGACGGCAAAAACACAAAGGAAATCGCACATCAGCTTTCGATTACGAGCGGCACTGTCCGCAATTACGTTTCCGTTATCTTGGATAAGCTCGATGTGAGCAATCGGATCGAAGCAATTGCCCGGTTTAAAGAGAAGGGTTGGTTTAAATAA
- the metK gene encoding methionine adenosyltransferase: protein MEANGRRLFTSESVTEGHPDKICDQISDRILDEILKKDPNARVACETVANTGMILVTGEITTTTYVDISKVTRDTLKDIGYTRAKFGLDADTCAVMTAIDEQSPDIAQGVNTALESREGKMSEEEIEAIGAGDQGLMFGYADDETEEYMPLPIFLAHQLARRLSKVRKDGTIPFLRPDGKTQVTIEYDEGNRPLRVDTIVISAQHQSEVTMAKLEKEIMANVILEVVPEHLIDEATNIFINPTGRFVIGGPQGDAGLTGRKIIVDTYGGIARHGGGAFSGKDATKVDRSASYAARYVAKNIVAAGLAKKCEVQIAYAIGVARPVSISIDTFGTGKVKESILLQLVEKHFDLRPAGIIHMLGLRRPIYGKTAAYGHFGRTDVDLPWERTDKAALLKEDAFVAEAK from the coding sequence ATGGAAGCGAATGGACGCAGACTTTTTACGTCTGAATCAGTTACGGAAGGCCATCCGGATAAAATTTGTGACCAGATTTCCGATCGGATTCTGGATGAAATATTAAAAAAAGACCCAAATGCCCGCGTTGCTTGTGAGACGGTGGCAAATACAGGAATGATCCTGGTGACAGGGGAGATTACGACGACGACCTATGTCGATATTTCCAAGGTTACTAGGGATACGTTGAAAGATATCGGTTATACACGTGCAAAATTCGGACTTGATGCCGACACGTGTGCAGTGATGACCGCAATTGATGAACAATCGCCCGATATTGCCCAAGGGGTTAACACTGCTTTGGAATCTCGGGAAGGCAAAATGTCCGAGGAAGAAATTGAGGCAATCGGTGCCGGAGACCAAGGCTTAATGTTTGGTTATGCCGATGATGAAACCGAAGAGTATATGCCATTACCGATTTTTTTGGCGCACCAATTGGCCCGGCGTCTGTCAAAAGTGCGAAAAGACGGGACGATTCCTTTTTTGCGTCCGGATGGAAAGACGCAGGTAACAATTGAATACGATGAAGGGAACCGGCCGCTGCGTGTCGATACGATCGTTATTTCCGCACAGCATCAATCGGAAGTGACGATGGCGAAGCTTGAAAAAGAAATAATGGCCAACGTTATCTTGGAAGTGGTTCCGGAGCATTTGATTGACGAAGCAACCAATATTTTTATTAATCCGACCGGCCGATTTGTGATTGGCGGTCCGCAAGGAGATGCAGGGCTTACTGGCAGGAAAATCATCGTAGATACGTATGGCGGCATCGCGCGCCATGGCGGAGGTGCTTTTTCCGGGAAAGACGCGACAAAAGTGGATCGCTCTGCTTCCTATGCAGCCAGGTATGTCGCGAAAAATATTGTTGCCGCCGGACTTGCAAAAAAATGTGAAGTGCAAATTGCTTACGCGATCGGCGTCGCCCGCCCGGTTTCCATTTCCATTGATACGTTTGGAACCGGTAAAGTGAAAGAGAGCATTCTTTTGCAACTCGTGGAGAAACATTTTGATCTTCGTCCGGCCGGTATCATTCATATGCTAGGTTTGCGGCGTCCAATATATGGTAAGACCGCTGCTTACGGCCATTTTGGACGAACGGATGTTGATCTTCCTTGGGAGCGTACCGATAAAGCCGCGTTGCTTAAAGAAGATGCTTTTGTGGCGGAAGCGAAATAA